From Neospora caninum Liverpool complete genome, chromosome VIII, a single genomic window includes:
- a CDS encoding putative ATPase, AAA family domain-containing protein translates to MEDGDFFGPDDVDALLREAEAFEEPDEDLPFLVSSSSSSSSSRLVDSHVAPSADVDSSPARQKRGAEERLERAQRERLRRENPVLRPLDAPREVIDCDEEQLSPAPSPPAKRFRGHEGTEASTAPATSASSELRRDPAETEDVDALLTSSYGPLAFGFDDWGDVPSITHWSASERTARLRKPAAASLSACSAEFFASPHDLRDRVYRSALDLKRLALPALSFSSLLPPSGLASLASRSAPSSSESGEAAPAREIPAAGSSAARAFAAACSLHGQQESIRVFPVDVRGGGIPFFLSVFSPQEEQRRQRATARACGSAGAYGEDETAGQNDRTRHSRRRTLRRPIQEILREAMEEEAAEAAEKAAEAAEEEAGVSDFPSWTAKRRDAEQGRRRDGVRQWTEKYRARKVVDLLSPPATNRSVLVWLHQWQQRLQRRGKDKKVGTRGEEGGENEETERRRKLLKGNKESDAGRGSKRRLEGTEDDENLPRILLIGGAPGIGKTTLAHVCARHFGFDVVEVNGSDDRSRATLLPLVMNCVTGADSFFHAKKDKKATSRGASSSGEKGRETNGAERAVCERSKKPILLVIDEIDGAAAASGEGAESVVEVIARLVKKKDAKGKPFIKRPVICICIDLYARVLRPLREAAQILNLNPPPRNVLAERLAEILKENQLTADRHLLEQLIDIFEGDVRACINALDFLSRKSLTAGVRELRQEDLELCAIGKDREKHVQDFVRFVFTPPSRSQAPLGPAVDGFLPKPKVPSFLETFDSLAPAVDSHLAPSLLQESFTQVVHSDWTLDKVAYGTELLAFSDCCSCPSLLASRFSFGGVSTGGNAPAASSHSAGSLVPFSLFASHFCVSASTQSFFYSLGKGNGAGPLVSPSVCLYRFFRNKKQACQASIASVASFAARRRPLSASAGPASAASAASAEGEGGTSVDASTSALAAAACADFLRLSFVRDTVSALLWLAVPTPRHRTDFSRLPPFASFALPEAGRSASGGRRFDAGDAGKPAFGKQKDAGEDGEKDAAKTVWNRAGAAENHKRQIVDSVFTDMQRHHPDKPLPRVALGPLHPSRSVGAAGEAADGSVPGSREPPRPASEEEMPLGVRVLSRMAALLTAYGLSFIEVRHENDVSESKAADFPQKRLQSSYRLEPPLDLLLALDDCRMQQTNYKQAQHRSRQRGPAFPPHSAASLSLFSPASAGAPSSQARLGGHSGGRSSTFGSLAAPNKSAEDCFLAAFVVPVVHPLASLSDRACSLLMEAKRLLNADASPSPSVLLKEHKSKSAHKGEHKERGRRKSAGDREAPSASKNGSSAFSVLLEKRRSDSKTTLAAAIVLVREIGWIAFMRDAARSSKLAAAGFPAFPARAGEKEGTGVSRKQGRESANGLSGGAHEGDCVLGEAEDGLGSPGGTGSDEKARLSSLLPFSQGAKKGENKMAGAQGAKLRQSPGKAEESGLSFQRMSFKDFLAEQTAVARAIKRFGCVIHQLPASQKAGKDEERAVGNFGTRSLVLCLLQRHQRAKAKKGEKGDGAATAEREDQDEKENGNAGQPLEGIQGPGGKEAKEDGVSRKEQDNFSVIRDIADMYRACTNGYFKFLEGRCNAVVQAVADDLFL, encoded by the exons ATGGAGGACGGCGACTTCTTCGGTCCTGACGATGTGGACGCCCTTctgcgcgaggccgaggcctTTGAAGAGCCAGACGAGGACCTGcctttccttgtctcttcttcttcttcctcttcttcgtctcgtcttGTCGATTCGCATGTGGCGCCATCTGCCGATGTCGATTCTTCTCCGGCGCGTCAAAAGCGAGGGGCTGAAGAGCGCCTTGAGCGGGCCCAGCGCGAACGACTTCGCCGAGAAAATCCAGTGTTACGGCCTCTGGACGCGCCGCGGGAAGTCATTGACTGCGATGAAGAGCAGCTTTCACCcgctccttcccctcctgcAAAACGCTTCAGAGGCCACGAGGGGACGGAAGCATCCACGGCGCCTGCcacttccgcgtcttcggaACTGCGCAGAGACCCAGCCGAGACCGAAGACGTCGATGCGCTGCTGACCTCGTCCTACGGCCCCCTTGCTTTCGGATTCGACGACTGGGGAGATGTCCCCTCTATAACTCACTGGTCGGCCAGCGAGCGCACCGCCCGGCTCCGTAAACCCGCTGCGGCGTCGCTTTCCGCCTGCAGCGCCGAGTTCTTCGCGAGTCCTCACGACTTGCGCGACCGTGTCTACCGTTCCGCTCTCGACCTTAAACGTCTTGCACTGCCAgcgctctccttctcgtctctcctgcccCCGtccggcctcgcctctctcgcttcgcgctctgcgccctcgtcctccgAATCCGGCGAAGCAGCACCCGCGCGGGAAATCCCCGCAGCGGGCTCGTCGGCCGCCAGGGCCttcgcggctgcatgcagtctccATGGCCAGCAGGAGTCGattcgcgtctttcccgtcGATGTCCGCGGCGGCGGAatccctttcttcctgtccgtcttctcgccgcagGAGGAGCAACGCAGGCAACGCGCGACGGCCCGAGCTTGCGGCTCAGCTGGCGCgtacggcgaggacgaaacgGCGGGGCAAAACGACAGAACAAGGCACAGCCGGAGAAGAACCCTCCGCAGGCCGATACAGGAGATCCTCAG AGAAGCcatggaggaagaagccgctgaggctgcagagaaggcggcagaggcggctgaagaggaggcaggcgttTCCGACTTTCCTTCGTGGActgcgaagaggcgcgacgccGAGCAAGGTCGACGGCGCGACGGCGTGCGGCAGTGGACGGAGAAGTACAGAGCGAGAAA GGTAGTTGATCTCCTCAGCCCGCCAGCGACGAACCGAAGCGTCCTCGTGTGGCTGCACCAGTGGCAGCAGCGGCTCCAGAGGCGGGGAAAGGACAAGAAGGTCGGaacgaggggcgaggaaggcggcgagaacgaggagacagagaggcgccgcaaGTTGCTGAAGGGGAacaaagaaagcgacgctGGACGAGGCTCGAAGCGGAGGCTCGAGGGCACGGAGGATGACGAGAACCTGCCTCGA ATTCTTCTCATCGGCGGCGCCCCAGGCATCGGAAAGACGACGCTCGCTCACGTCTGTGCCCGGCACTTTGGCTTCGACGTGGTCGAGGTGAACGGCAGCGACGACCGGTCTCGGGCCACGCTGCTGCCGCTCGTGATGAATTGCGTAACGGGCGCGGACAGTTTCTtccacgcgaaaaaagacaagaaggCGACTTCCCGCGGCGCGTCGtcgagcggcgagaagggccGGGAGACCAACGGAGCCGAGCGCGCCGTGtgcgagagaagcaagaaaccGATTCTGCTCGTAATAGACGAGATCGACGGAGCGGCCGCCGCAtccggcgaaggcgcggaatCCGTCGTGGAGGTGATTGCGCGTCTCGtcaagaaaaaagacgcaaaaggAAAACCCTTCATCAAGAG GCCGGTGATTTGCATCTGCATCGACTTGTAcgctcgcgttcttcgaCCGCTccgagaagctgcgcagaTCCTGAATTTGAATCCGCCCCCCCGCAACGTGCTTGCGGAGAGACTGGCCGAGATTCTGAAGGAAAACCAGTTGACCGCGGACCGCCATCTCCTCGAGCAACTCATTGACATCTTCGAGGGAGACGTGCGAGCCTGCATCAACGCGCTCGACTTCCTGTCGAG GAAGTCGCTGACCGCTGGCGTTCGGGAATTGCGACAAGAAGATCTCGAGCTCTGTGCGATTGGAAAAGACCGAGAGAAACATGTCCAAGACTTTGTCCGCTTTGTCTTCACTCCGCCTTC GCGGTCGCAGGCGCCTCTTGGACCGGCCGTCGACGGCTTCTTGCCGAAACCGAAggtcccttctttcctcgaaACGTTCGATTCGCTCGCCCCCGCCGTCGACTCCCACTTGGCGCCGTCCCTTCTTCAAGAGAGCTTCACTCAG GTGGTTCACAGCGACTGGACGCTTGACAAAGTGGCTTATGGGACAG AGCTCCTCGCGTTCAGCGACTGCTGTTCGTGTCCCTCGCTCTTGGCGTCTCGGTTTTCTTTCGGCGGAGTCTCGACAGGCGGAAACGCCcctgcggcttcttcccaCAGCGCGGGGTCTCTggtgcctttctcgctcttcgcctcgcacTTTTGCGTGTCGGCCTCAACGCAGTCCTTCTTCTACTCTCTCGGGAAAGGCAACGGTGCCGGACCGCTGGTCTCCccttccgtctgtctctATCGATTCTTCCGCAACAAGAAACAAGCCTGTCAGGCGTCCAtcgcctccgtcgcgtcCTTCGCCGCTCGGCGGCGCCCTCTTTCCGCTTCGGCCGGACCGgcctccgctgcctccgcggcctcggcgGAAGGTGAAGGCGGAACTAGCGTAGACGCCTCGACCTCTGCACTGGCGGCGGCAGCCTGCGCGGACTTCCTTCGGCTCTCTTTCGTCCGAGACACAGTCAGCGCGCTCCTCTGGCTAGCCGTCCCAACGCCGCGACACCGAACGgacttctcgcgcctcccgccgttcgcttctttcgcccTCCCTGAGGCGGGGAGGAGCGCCTCTGGTGGTCGGCGGTTcgacgcgggcgacgcggGGAAACCGGCCTTCGGCAAACAGaaggacgcaggcgaagacggcgagaaggacgcggcGAAGACCGTGTGGAACCGGGCCGGGGCGGCTGAGAACCACAAGCGGCAGATCGTTGATTCCGTTTTCACAG ATATGCAAAGGCACCACCCCGACAAACCGCTGCCGAGAGTCGCCCTCGGCCCTCTTCATCCTTCGCGGTCGGTCGGCGCagcgggcgaggccgcggacGGGTCGGTTCCAGGCAGCAGGGAGCCGCCGAGGCCAGCGAGTGAAGAGGAAATGCCCCTAGGCGTGagggttctctctcgcatggCTGCTCTCCTGACTGCCTACGGCCTTTCGTTCATCGAGGTTCGCCACGAAAACGACGTAAGCGAAAGCAAA GCTGCCGACTTCCCCCAGAAGCGACTGCAGTCCTCGTATCGACTGGAGCCGCCGCTGGATCTCCTGCTGGCTCTGGACGactgccgcatgcagcagacGAACTACAAGCAGGCACAGCATCGCAGCCGGCAGCGAGGGCCCGCTTTTCCTCCGCActctgcggcgtctctctctcttttctctccggcctctgcgggtgcgccttcttcgcaggCGCGTCTGGGGGGCCATTCAGGAGGACGTTCTTCCACCTTCGGTTCGCTGGCTGCGCCCAACAAAAGCGCCGAGGACTGCTTCCTCGCGGCGTTTGTCGTCCCGGTGGTTCACCCccttgcctcgctctccgaCCGAGCCTGCAGCCTCCTGATGGAGGCGAAGCGTCTGCTGAATGccgacgcctcgccgtcgccaaGCGTGCTATTGAAGGAGCACAAAAGCAAGTCCGCACACAAGGGCGAGCACAAAGAGCGAGGCCGAAGGAAGAGTGCCGGCGatcgcgaggcgccgtccgCCAGCAAGAACGGgtcctcggccttctctgttcttctcgagaagcggcgaagcgaCTCCAAGACGACTCTCGCGGCAGCGATCGTTCTCGTGCGAGAAATAGGGTGGATCGCGTTCATGCGTGACGCGGCGAGGAGCAGCAAACTTGCCGCCGCTGGgtttcctgcgtttccggcccgagcaggagaaaaagaagggacggGTGTATCGAGAAAGCAAGGTCGGGAGAGCGCAAACGGCCTCTCGGGCGGGGCTCACGAGGGGGACTGTGTCCTTGgtgaagcggaagacggccTCGGAAGCCCCGGTGGGACAGGGTCAGATGAGAaagcgcgtctctcctcgctgctaCCGTTTTCGCaaggggcgaagaagggagagaacaagatgGCTGGAGCGCAGGGCGCGAAGCTGCGGCAAAGCCCAGGCAAAGCAGAGGAATCTGGACTGTCCTTCCAGAGGATGAGTTTCAAGGATTTTCTAGCAGAGCAGACGGCAGTGGCTCGTGCGATCAAAAG GTTCGGCTGCGTCATTCACCAACTCCCAGCCTCACAGAAGGCGGgcaaggacgaggagagagctgTCGGCAACTTCGGAACGCGGTCCTTGGTCTTGTGTCTCCTGCAGAGACatcagagagcgaaggcgaagaagggcgagaagggagatgGCGCCGCTACCGCCGAGCGTGAAGAtcaggacgagaaagaaaatgGAAACGCGGGACAGCCCTTGGAGGGAATTCAGGGACCAGGCGGcaaggaggcgaaagaagacggcgtTTCGAGGAAAGAACAGGACAATTTCAGCGTGATTCGCGACATAGCGGATATGTatcgcgcatgcacgaaTGGCTATTTCAAGTTCCTGGAAGGCCGCTGCAACGCCGTCGTCCAGGCAGTTGCCGATGATCTGTTTCTATAG